From a region of the Acidimicrobiia bacterium genome:
- a CDS encoding endonuclease/exonuclease/phosphatase family protein, translated as MTAVSVMSFNIAIGGDVVDLRKVADAIEAAGADVVGIQEACGNLPAVATMLGWPNYDEPRQILSRYPLAATEGDTAFVLVEPERAFAVANVHLPANPYGPYVLRDGASIDEVEAMERTTRLADLERRIPAWTSIMGLPMPLIVTGDFNAPSHVDWGSDKGEPSLSNTTAATSTVRSEIVSNATHRVWRRRGPLCSGGLRTAPRPL; from the coding sequence TTGACCGCCGTCTCGGTGATGTCGTTCAACATCGCGATCGGAGGCGACGTCGTCGATCTCCGCAAGGTGGCTGATGCGATCGAGGCGGCCGGGGCCGACGTCGTCGGCATCCAGGAGGCCTGCGGAAACCTCCCAGCCGTCGCAACGATGCTCGGCTGGCCAAACTACGACGAGCCGCGCCAGATCCTCTCGCGGTACCCGCTGGCGGCCACCGAGGGAGACACGGCGTTCGTCCTCGTCGAGCCGGAACGAGCCTTTGCCGTCGCCAACGTCCACCTGCCGGCAAACCCGTACGGTCCATACGTGCTCAGGGACGGCGCCTCGATCGACGAAGTCGAGGCCATGGAGCGAACGACCCGCCTCGCCGACCTGGAACGACGCATCCCTGCCTGGACGAGCATCATGGGCCTCCCGATGCCGCTCATCGTGACGGGCGATTTCAACGCCCCGAGCCACGTCGACTGGGGCAGCGACAAGGGCGAACCGTCCTTGTCGAACACCACTGCCGCCACCTCGACCGTCCGCTCCGAGATCGTGAGTAACGCCACGCACCGAGTCTGGCGCAGACGCGGTCCTCTTTGCTCTGGCGGGCTCAGGACTGCGCCGCGGCCC